The stretch of DNA TTTAGAAATTTGAACCCATGCTTTTTGAAAAGCCTCATAAAACCACTgattgaataaattttattttcctaaacaAGAGTGGATCTAAAACTTAGAGGGAACCAAATATTGCGGCACCTTTAGCAATATTAGAGGAAACAGGCTTTTTGAGCCAGGTGGGTGGGGCTGCTGGCAGATGTGGGTAAGACTGGTATGCAGTTGCTGGCTAGTTTAACAGAGAATGACTCTGTCTAACTTCTCTAATGGGataatttggagaagaaaaatggttcTTATTCCATTACTTTAAATTAGATGACTAGAATCATTCTTTTGTCTTTATCTAATAGGCATTTTAGGCAGTCAGGTGTTAACAATAGATAGAACTCTGGGCTCTAGGGTCACATACTTCCTGtgtgtaaaattcaaagtcacacatatacttcctagctatgtgaccctaaacaagtcatttaagctctatttgcctccatttcctcaattataaaatgggaataataatagcggttacttcctagggttgttatataaaatgagtataaagtAGGTGTATGATGAatacatgtttctttttttttccttcctaaaaatACAGCAATTAAAACCACacctttgttttcttaatttacaaaaaaatactcAGTGGCTTTagctttctcatattttctttttctctatctctggtTGCCCCATATACCAAAGAAAGTACCTGGAACCTGATACATTTCTCCATAAGCATCTCCATGAATGGAGAGCAGTTATATTACTTCTAGGAAACTTTAAAACAACTactttttgattatatttatcattatcatcatcagcaACAACCATGATTTTTGAGTACTTATTATGTCAAGCTACTacacaaagatttatttttttcaaaaatcacaaaaatcagtaatcaatgggtagaagttgcaaagagatgGCAAACTGAGACTTAATGTCTTCCTAATAATAGAGCTGTCCAGAAGTGAATGAGCTGACTCAAGAGTTGGTAGAATCCTGaacttggaggtcttcaagcagaggctaaaTAACCATGTGCCCCCTATGTCATAGTGGGTATTCTTTTTTGAGTATGAGTTGGAAAAGATGACTATCAAGGGTTCTGAGAACCCtcaaattccatgattctgtAAAATCATTCACTTCACAAGCCTTTGAATTCCCCCAAAACCAGACTGAAActatgaaagaaataatttaatggaCTTCTTCAGCAGTATTTCCATCCTCTCTTACTTCCTCTGTGGAGCAGTACATTCCATCATTTATTCGTAATTCAGACAACTGAATGTAATAAGTATGTATGTTGCATACTTGCTGAcattagaaattataaatagGGAGATAAAAGGGGAGAAAATTTGATGAATCTTCTAACTCCACAATTTTTCAGAGCACCTTCTCAAGATGTTTAAAACCCTTCCAAAGGAGGAATTGTAAACTTGCTTATATCCAAGTCAGAGAAGTGCATATTCAAGAGacatttataattaaaaacagaaataatgacTAAAACCAACATGGTGCTAATTCACTTTCCATAATATTTTTGCatacattaaattatttattattatttgatcctcataataatcccagtcatataataaatcaaaaatttattattccagtttttatagacaaggaaaatgaggctcaaagAGGTTAATGACTTGGCATTGATCTCATGGACAATAAATGATAGAACCAGTTATTCTAACTCCTAGTTGAATGTTCTTTGTTGGTTTTTCTTAAAGTTTTCCATCATTCGAAGTTATTTCatttaaagaatttataaaatttccagaacttaaaaattaattacatAGTTGGAAAAGAGGAGAACTTACAAATGGAATGAAATCTGAAACCCAAACCCACAGTCTTAGAGAAGCTCATTTGCAAGAACTTTATACTCCCTGATTTCCTCTGTATCTTTCTAAAGCTTAGTACCATTTAAAAgattaagggatttttttttaattagctgCTTCAGTAACTTGACCATTACTGAATAGATCAGACCTACAAAATCCTGCTGTGGATAGTAATGACTGATAATTATTAATGAATCAAGTCTTTACTAACTggacttaaaaattttaattagcaAAAGTTTGTTTCTGCAAGAATATATGCCTGAGCATGCTCCCTGATAATCGCTGCCACTCAAAAACAACATATTTAGAAAAATGTAACTTTATAACTTCATTATAACTCAGTGTCTTTGGAAAGGATAGGAAACATCAAAGTCTTGGCACAGTCCAATTCAATGAACACTGAGACAGGGAAAATCACTAATGCTCAGAGGGATCATTCTCACCGTTGAAAGAATTTACGTCCTCTTGGAAAGTGTGAGTGACATTTGAACATCTAGCTCGGTCCCAAATACTTTGGTGTTTTTTAAAGGAAACACCTACAAGATAAGACTTTCCAGTTCATATCTCTAGTATTAGTGATATCTTTTACTTGACAGGATACAGAAGGAAATCTAAGGCAGaagagataaatggaaagaacccaAGAAAACACTCATATACACAAAGACATAGCAATGAAGCTTTTAACAGGAACCCTTCTTTGCACAAATCCAAGCTTGTGCTTGCCAAAAGTATTTGGTGCAAACTGATCCTGGACAGTCACTATAGCTAATTAAAGCTCTCTACCTTTCTTTATACATGTGTTCAGAGTGGGGGTGGAGAAGAGCAGGACTAAAGCTGAACATATTGGAGAAAACAACATGTGCATTCCCATCATTGATTTCTATTTCGTCTCAAAGCTTCTTGGTTGGAACATAACTTTGCCCCACTATTTTGTGTCCGACAGATCTGGGCAATATTCTCTGGGTACCTAGGAAGAAAACCAGCTACCTCCTTAGACTAAAGGTGGAACTACTGAGGTAATTCTGAAAAGATCTGTGTCTGCAATTTGTTTTGCAAAGGAAGGGGAGGCACTACATAAGATCACTCTTAAACATATTCAAAAGTCAAGGGAGGGTCTCTGATGACTTTCTActgatacaaattaaaaaaagaggtcACCCTGCTTTACAACAGTagacagaaataaaaattcaacatcTTAGCAAtgaacatgattttttaaaaaggaaggaaagaaggaatgaagaaaggaagaaaatgccaTTTCTTTCTGGATTGTGAATATTCTCATGACTGGAAGGAATAGAAATATGACCTTTCAGGACATTTCCCTGCCTCTAGAGAGCATAGTCtctaaatgcaaaatatttattaattcctaCTAGGTGCTTGAAGCTCTccagaaaaggattttttttcacaaCCTCCCTTGATAAAACATTCCAGTGTAAAGAGCATCCTTGATTACTGGGTTCTTCCAAACCTCAACCATTTCAATATACATTTCACATAAAACAGAATGGGAAAGAAATACTTCACTAAATCAAACAATCCCATATGTGGAAGTCAGGATGCTATCTTGTAATAGTTTAGAGGTGGTAAGAAATGTATCTGATGAAACAGTAGTGATGAGCTGTTTCTTTGATATATAAAGTGTTCATTTATCTTATTTAGGGAGTTTAAATGTATCATTTGCTCTAACAATCATCGGTTTAAATGATAAATCAAAGGAGGCTTGGTCACTGAAGCTTTGGGCCTTGTATTTAGCAAATGATGCCAACTTAGCTTGTTCCTTGGGTTCTTTCAGTTTATCTCTTCTGCTCCAGATTTCCTTCTCTTCATCAGGAATGCTTTCATATTTCTCTGGGTCATTGGATGATGGGATTTGAGACTTCCCAGAATCAGTGCATGGTGTTTTGCCTTCTGTAGGAACAGAGTCTGATTTCTCTAAAGATTCAGGGGGAGGTACACTGACCCTTTTTGTGATTTGTTTGGTACTTTTTGGTTTTGAGAtagtgctttctttctttctcacatcACTTGATGATGGTCTTTGAGATTTCTCACTGCTATTGAAAGTCTCTTTTTTATCTGTAGTATTGCTCACAgttttctccagatcattttttgttttcttgttcttggGTGGTAATTTTGAGATAGACTTCATTTGTCCTACAGGAGAGCTACTTAAAGACTTTTCTAAATTCTTTGGAGACTGATTCTTTTCTTCCTGAGCAACACCTTTCTGAATGAAATTATCTTCATGCTCTGCCACTTCATTTGGCAAATGTAACTTCTCTAAGCTTTTGCAGGCATCTTTCATTCTTCCAGAAAAGTTTTCAGGTCCTACCAAATCACCTGACAAATGCATCTGATGCTTTTCATCAATGCTGAAGGTAGCCTTTTTGCTTGtggatttgttttccttcattccaGCATCATCTGATGGTGGCATCTGGGAAACCttcagattattatttttttgaattgtgGGATGTTCATGCTTCCTCATACTTTCCAGGGTCACTTCTTCACGATTGAACTTGGAGTTATCTTTTTCTAGAATCTCAGGTTTGTACTTTGTAATTGTATTGGTCATAGGTAATTGGTGTTtgtctaaattatttttctttttttcaggaccAACATTTGCTTCTTTCACTCCCACTTTTGAGAAAGAGCCTTGACAATTCTCCACATCAAAGTTCTTCTCTGAGCCAATAGAAAGTCTTACTGATTCAGTATTGCTTTTTTCCCTCACCAGTTCTTTAGAAGTTAATTGCTCTTTTCCTAAATCGAGGCAAGTATTCTCTCTTGCACTATTTTCTTGAATCAAGGAATAATGAGATGTTGGAATTTGGTTCTCTTCAATATCTCTTAAAGTCCTTCCTATTCTTGGCTTATTTTCCTGTGCTATGGTATAGTCTGATGctgtaatttgtttcttttcagaATCATCCAGgacattttctttcattgttgTATTATTTTCCTGTGTCTTGGAAAAACTCAATATTGGGATATGGTTCTTTTCAacattattcaaaatatttctttccagTGAGGCATTGGTTTTGCACTCTGCCATTTCATTTGAAATAGATAGTTGATATGTATCAAGCTTTTCATTTTCAAGGGTCACAAGAGACTTTGGTGTTGAAATTTGGTCCTTCCCAATGTCACTCCTTTCTGTTGACATACTATTTTCATGCTTTGCTGGTTCCATTGTTGCTAATAATTGGTGCCTATCAGGTTTATGAGAGCAATTCTCTTCTACAAGATAATTTCCATGTGCCACAAAATAATTTGTTGATGATTCTTTTTCCTTGTAGTTGCTTGAGCTATTCGACTCTCCTGTAATATTATTTTCTGTGTTTGGTGTGTCACCTAGTGATAGCACTGCCTGTTTCTTATAATTCCCTACAGCCTTCTCCGTGGTGACATCGTTGCTAGGTTGGGGCATGTCAGTTGATGAGTTCCCTTTGTACTTGCCAACAGCATGATTAACATTTCCTTTAGTTATGTTTAGGGCCTGAGCAGAGTCCTTTAATGAAGTCACTTCAAATTCTTCTAGGTTACAGGAGCTTTCCCTGCCCTTCTGAGCATGGTTTTCAGACTTCATCAAGTCACTGGATGGCATTGGAGGTATACTAGGGTGgcattcatcatttctctctACTGAGGTGCTCTTTTTAAATTCAGGCTTCTTGTCTAATTCAGGTAATTGTTGTTTCTCAGGGTTAAGAGAAATACTACTCTTTCTTCCAAGATGGCTTTCATGATTTGTGAAATCTTTCCGCAGAGGCAGAGGTTTTTTAAAAACGAACTTGTTCTCTTCTCCAGTGtcattttcttgaagtttctggTTCAGAATGGTAGCTGGGGGGTTATGGTTGAAATTAAATACATCATTCAATACTGCACCCATTGATTCTGCTTGTAGTTCTTGTATGCTTGGGTCATTTTGCTGGGAGGAAATAGAGAGTTTAGTTGGATTTCTAACTAGACTGCTGGATGTAACTGTGTCTTGTTCAGCATTTTTGTATTCATTAGGGGATAATTCTTGCTTGTCCTTGAgcttttcccttccttcaaacACAAGTGGATGACTGCCTTCAAAACTGGAAGTATTTTGTTGTGTAGTAGGAAGGGGAGGCATTTTGTAAACAACTGGCAGATGAATTGTTACTTGTGGGGGGTCAATTGTGGATTGAATACTAGGAGAAGCCTTAACAGCAGGAGAGTGCAATGATGGAATATTTTCCGATGCTTTCTGTTCTGAAAAACATTTTTGGGCTGCAAATAGGGGCTCTCTTTCTGAGTCTGGGGTTATTAGTTCTGATTCCTCCTCTGAACTGGAGATACTCATGGTAATTTCAGGAATTTCCCCCACTCCCACACCCTGGAGGCTATTATATGATCTGTCCTGTCTTGTGGCACAAGGATCAGCTAAATTGACATGTGGGCTGGCTTCCCATAAATTCAATGCTGAATTCCCTCCCTTTGATGATAAAATTTTATCAGTTCCTGATAATCCAGTAACCCCTTGCATGCATGGACTATGTGGAGCTACAATGGGAGGGCAGGCTACTTTGCTTTCACATAAAGTAGGAAAAGAATCtattatagaaagaaaatcagGTCCAGCACCATAGCTGGCTCTTTTCGACTCAACCAGGTCCCCTTGATTAGTCATAACCTTGGGCATCAAATCTTGCATGTTTTCTATTTGCTCTTTGTTCTCTCTGTCTAACAGCATATTTTCTGGTATTTTCGTCTCATTAGGTTTAATAAACTGGGGGCCAGATGATTTACTTGTTTTTCTCCTGGGAGCAGTCTGGGAATAAGACCGACTAATTTTAGTGCTGTGTGACATCCAACTGAAAGGACTGCTGATTACAGTGGCAAGGCTGAAAGCAGGCATGGGTTCAGCTATGCAAGCCAAATGTTGAGCCAGTGGGGTCTTTATATTGGTGCTAGCCATTGTGGCTAGGCGGAGCACCTGGATTTCTGACCTGTgcatctttttcttttgcaaaatctttttcttcctgtCCTCTTTACGCAGAAGCAATACATTTGCCTCTGAGCAAAGTGTCCCACTTTGCTCAAACTTCTCCTTGAGTTTAGAAAAGACTGGGTTCTTTTTGCGGACAATCTTTGGCAAAACCCCATTGGATACTCTCTGCTTCTGGACCAAAAGGTTCTCTCTTGCTTCTTTCTCTTTAGCTTCCTTCTCTTCTACTGCCAGGAACATCTTCAGAATGGTTTTCACTGTGCTCTTCCCTGTGGGGTTAATCCACCTGGATTTTTCAACCACGGATggctttctgttctcttctgttttcTCCTTAGTTTTTTCTAGGAGCTTATTAATGGTAGTGTTCACAAAGCTTCTGTTGGCCCCTTGTCTATCCTTAAATATAAGTCTCCCTACCTCCCTTGTCTTTTTGATGTAGGGCTCACGGTTTGGGTTCATGAACTTGGATTGTAGAAGCTGGAACTTGGTGGGTCTCCTACAGCTGTTGGGGTCTTGGGACTCTGAGATACTATTTCTCTTGTTCTCTTTGCTTTCTGCCC from Macrotis lagotis isolate mMagLag1 chromosome 6, bilby.v1.9.chrom.fasta, whole genome shotgun sequence encodes:
- the ADPRHL1 gene encoding inactive ADP-ribosyltransferase ARH2 isoform X1 encodes the protein MTNINVRRADRNQRKQQRLRFSSCKSKKESSQDTDLKMDKFKAALLLGGVGDALGYRNISRENSVLGPKIQEELKELGGLDKLVLSAEKWPVSDNTFMHVATAEALTTDYWCLDDLYREMVKHYVEIVEKLPGRRPDPATTEGCLQLKPDNYLLAWHTPFNEKGSGFGAATKAMCIGMRYWKPERLETLIEVSIECGRMTHNHPTGFLGSLCTALFVSYAIQGKPLVQWGRDMMRVVPMAEEFCKKTIRHMAEYQEHWFYFEAKWQFFLEERKIAEEQDSKATFPDHYDAEERDKTYRKWSSEGRGGRRGHDAPMIAYDALLGAGDNWIELCNRAMFHGGESAATGSIAGCLYGLLYGLNNIPKGLYQDLEYKEKLENLGEALYRISTEENNKSVKAYIDKTPIDPMALKKKMNKMISDPGVFAVLNSLLLYITEHCEGSPQVPPKKAKWAESKENKRNSISESQDPNSCRRPTKFQLLQSKFMNPNREPYIKKTREVGRLIFKDRQGANRSFVNTTINKLLEKTKEKTEENRKPSVVEKSRWINPTGKSTVKTILKMFLAVEEKEAKEKEARENLLVQKQRVSNGVLPKIVRKKNPVFSKLKEKFEQSGTLCSEANVLLLRKEDRKKKILQKKKMHRSEIQVLRLATMASTNIKTPLAQHLACIAEPMPAFSLATVISSPFSWMSHSTKISRSYSQTAPRRKTSKSSGPQFIKPNETKIPENMLLDRENKEQIENMQDLMPKVMTNQGDLVESKRASYGAGPDFLSIIDSFPTLCESKVACPPIVAPHSPCMQGVTGLSGTDKILSSKGGNSALNLWEASPHVNLADPCATRQDRSYNSLQGVGVGEIPEITMSISSSEEESELITPDSEREPLFAAQKCFSEQKASENIPSLHSPAVKASPSIQSTIDPPQVTIHLPVVYKMPPLPTTQQNTSSFEGSHPLVFEGREKLKDKQELSPNEYKNAEQDTVTSSSLVRNPTKLSISSQQNDPSIQELQAESMGAVLNDVFNFNHNPPATILNQKLQENDTGEENKFVFKKPLPLRKDFTNHESHLGRKSSISLNPEKQQLPELDKKPEFKKSTSVERNDECHPSIPPMPSSDLMKSENHAQKGRESSCNLEEFEVTSLKDSAQALNITKGNVNHAVGKYKGNSSTDMPQPSNDVTTEKAVGNYKKQAVLSLGDTPNTENNITGESNSSSNYKEKESSTNYFVAHGNYLVEENCSHKPDRHQLLATMEPAKHENSMSTERSDIGKDQISTPKSLVTLENEKLDTYQLSISNEMAECKTNASLERNILNNVEKNHIPILSFSKTQENNTTMKENVLDDSEKKQITASDYTIAQENKPRIGRTLRDIEENQIPTSHYSLIQENSARENTCLDLGKEQLTSKELVREKSNTESVRLSIGSEKNFDVENCQGSFSKVGVKEANVGPEKKKNNLDKHQLPMTNTITKYKPEILEKDNSKFNREEVTLESMRKHEHPTIQKNNNLKVSQMPPSDDAGMKENKSTSKKATFSIDEKHQMHLSGDLVGPENFSGRMKDACKSLEKLHLPNEVAEHEDNFIQKGVAQEEKNQSPKNLEKSLSSSPVGQMKSISKLPPKNKKTKNDLEKTVSNTTDKKETFNSSEKSQRPSSSDVRKKESTISKPKSTKQITKRVSVPPPESLEKSDSVPTEGKTPCTDSGKSQIPSSNDPEKYESIPDEEKEIWSRRDKLKEPKEQAKLASFAKYKAQSFSDQASFDLSFKPMIVRANDTFKLPK
- the ADPRHL1 gene encoding inactive ADP-ribosyltransferase ARH2 isoform X2; the protein is MVKHYVEIVEKLPGRRPDPATTEGCLQLKPDNYLLAWHTPFNEKGSGFGAATKAMCIGMRYWKPERLETLIEVSIECGRMTHNHPTGFLGSLCTALFVSYAIQGKPLVQWGRDMMRVVPMAEEFCKKTIRHMAEYQEHWFYFEAKWQFFLEERKIAEEQDSKATFPDHYDAEERDKTYRKWSSEGRGGRRGHDAPMIAYDALLGAGDNWIELCNRAMFHGGESAATGSIAGCLYGLLYGLNNIPKGLYQDLEYKEKLENLGEALYRISTEENNKSVKAYIDKTPIDPMALKKKMNKMISDPGVFAVLNSLLLYITEHCEGSPQVPPKKAKWAESKENKRNSISESQDPNSCRRPTKFQLLQSKFMNPNREPYIKKTREVGRLIFKDRQGANRSFVNTTINKLLEKTKEKTEENRKPSVVEKSRWINPTGKSTVKTILKMFLAVEEKEAKEKEARENLLVQKQRVSNGVLPKIVRKKNPVFSKLKEKFEQSGTLCSEANVLLLRKEDRKKKILQKKKMHRSEIQVLRLATMASTNIKTPLAQHLACIAEPMPAFSLATVISSPFSWMSHSTKISRSYSQTAPRRKTSKSSGPQFIKPNETKIPENMLLDRENKEQIENMQDLMPKVMTNQGDLVESKRASYGAGPDFLSIIDSFPTLCESKVACPPIVAPHSPCMQGVTGLSGTDKILSSKGGNSALNLWEASPHVNLADPCATRQDRSYNSLQGVGVGEIPEITMSISSSEEESELITPDSEREPLFAAQKCFSEQKASENIPSLHSPAVKASPSIQSTIDPPQVTIHLPVVYKMPPLPTTQQNTSSFEGSHPLVFEGREKLKDKQELSPNEYKNAEQDTVTSSSLVRNPTKLSISSQQNDPSIQELQAESMGAVLNDVFNFNHNPPATILNQKLQENDTGEENKFVFKKPLPLRKDFTNHESHLGRKSSISLNPEKQQLPELDKKPEFKKSTSVERNDECHPSIPPMPSSDLMKSENHAQKGRESSCNLEEFEVTSLKDSAQALNITKGNVNHAVGKYKGNSSTDMPQPSNDVTTEKAVGNYKKQAVLSLGDTPNTENNITGESNSSSNYKEKESSTNYFVAHGNYLVEENCSHKPDRHQLLATMEPAKHENSMSTERSDIGKDQISTPKSLVTLENEKLDTYQLSISNEMAECKTNASLERNILNNVEKNHIPILSFSKTQENNTTMKENVLDDSEKKQITASDYTIAQENKPRIGRTLRDIEENQIPTSHYSLIQENSARENTCLDLGKEQLTSKELVREKSNTESVRLSIGSEKNFDVENCQGSFSKVGVKEANVGPEKKKNNLDKHQLPMTNTITKYKPEILEKDNSKFNREEVTLESMRKHEHPTIQKNNNLKVSQMPPSDDAGMKENKSTSKKATFSIDEKHQMHLSGDLVGPENFSGRMKDACKSLEKLHLPNEVAEHEDNFIQKGVAQEEKNQSPKNLEKSLSSSPVGQMKSISKLPPKNKKTKNDLEKTVSNTTDKKETFNSSEKSQRPSSSDVRKKESTISKPKSTKQITKRVSVPPPESLEKSDSVPTEGKTPCTDSGKSQIPSSNDPEKYESIPDEEKEIWSRRDKLKEPKEQAKLASFAKYKAQSFSDQASFDLSFKPMIVRANDTFKLPK